From one Lycium barbarum isolate Lr01 chromosome 6, ASM1917538v2, whole genome shotgun sequence genomic stretch:
- the LOC132599015 gene encoding scopoletin glucosyltransferase-like translates to MHQLHFFFFPLMAHGHMIPTLDMAKLVVSQGIKATIITTPLNESVFNKAIQRNKHLGLEIDIRLIKFQAVENSLPEGCERLDLVPSPDLIFNFYKATAMMQEPFEQLVEELRPNCLVSDMLFPWTTDSAAKFNIPRLLFHGTSYFALCVAESIRLHKPFKNVSSDSEAFVVPNLPHQIKLSGSELSPFDRMEEETSIFHIFKTVRESVLKSYGIIFNSFYELEPDYVEHYTKVLGRKSWDIGPLSLCNRDIEDKVERGKKSSIDKHECLKWLDSKKSSSIVYICFGSVAIFTASQMQELAMGLEVSGQDFIWAVRTDNEEWLPEGFEERTKEKGLIIRGWAPQLLILDHQAVGAFVTHCGWNSTLEGISAGVPMVTWPLFAEQFFNEKLVTEVLRNGVGVGSVQWQATACEGVKREEIAKAIRRVMVDEAKEFRNRAKEYKEMAKKAVDEGGSSYTGLTTLLKDISTYSFTSD, encoded by the coding sequence ATGCATCAACTCCATTTTTTCTTCTTTCCCTTGATGGCTCATGGCCACATGATTCCTACACTTGACATGGCCAAGCTCGTTGTTTCACAAGGTATTAAGGCCACCATAATCACCACCCCTCTCAATGAATCGGTTTTCAACAAAGCTATTCAAAGAAACAAGCATCTGGGTCTCGAAATCGATATCCGTTTGATCAAATTCCAAGCTGTGGAGAACAGTTTGCCTGAAGGGTGCGAGCGCCTTGATCTTGTCCCTTCGCCTGACTTGATCTTCAATTTTTATAAAGCTACAGCTATGATGCAAGAACCATTCGAGCAGCTTGTTGAAGAATTACGCCCCAATTGTCTTGTTTCTGATATGTTATTCCCTTGGACTACTGATTCTGCAGCCAAATTTAACATTCCAAGATTGCTTTTTCATGGCACAAGTTACTTTGCCCTTTGTGTTGCGGAAAGCATCAGGCTTCATAAGCCTTTTAAGAATGTCTCCTCTGATTCTGAAGCTTTTGTTGTACCAAATTTGCCTCACCAAATCAAACTGAGTGGATCAGAATTGTCTCCATTTGATCGAATGGAGGAAGAGACAAGTATATTCCACATATTTAAAACAGTCAGAGAGTCAGTTTTGAAGAGTTATGGAATTATCTTCAACAGCTTCTATGAACTTGAACCAGATTATGTTGAACATTATACCAAGGTTCTGGGTAGAAAATCTTGGGATATTGGCCCGCTTTCATTGTGCAACAGGGACATCGAAGATAAAGTTGAAAGAGGGAAGAAATCCTCTATTGATAAACACGAGTGCTTGAAATGGCTTGATTCAAAGAAATCAAGTTCCATCGTTTACATTTGCTTTGGAAGTGTTGCAATTTTCACTGCATCCCAAATGCAAGAACTTGCTATGGGACTTGAAGTTTCTGGACAAGATTTCATTTGGGCTGTTAGAACAGACAACGAAGAGTGGCTGCCTGAAGGATTCGAGGAAAGaacgaaagaaaaaggattaATAATAAGAGGATGGGCACCCCAATTGCTAATTCTTGATCACCAAGCTGTAGGAGCTTTCGTTACTCATTGTGGATGGAATTCAACGCTAGAAGGAATATCAGCAGGGGTGCCAATGGTGACGTGGCCTTTGTTTGCTGAGCAATTTTTTAATGAAAAGTTGGTGACTGAAGTTTTGAGAAATGGGGTTGGTGTTGGTTCAGTGCAATGGCAGGCAACAGCTTGTGAAGGAgtgaaaagagaagaaatagcTAAAGCAATAAGGAGAGTAATGGTGGATGAAGCAAAGGAATTCAGAAACAGAGCTAAAGAGTACAAGGAAATGGCTAAGAAGGCTGTTGACGAGGGAGGATCATCTTACACTGGTTTGACTACTTTGCTGAAAGATATAAGTACGTATAGTTTTACAAGTGATTAG